The Diospyros lotus cultivar Yz01 chromosome 11, ASM1463336v1, whole genome shotgun sequence region aaatctCTATCTGTTTCAAAAGTCTAAATCGTCAAAACTAATATGTGAGAGGACCCAACCATGGGCGGCATCGTCTTCAATATTATTATTGAAGATATCAGTTGCGGCAGCTGTTTCTTCTTCTAGTGTTTGCTTCTCAATCTCAATGCTGGAGAGAACAGCTCCAGCTCCAGCTCCCACATGAGAATGAGATGATGATTcaccagcttcttcttcttcttcttcttctgctacTTGGTGGTTCTCGATTCTCGCACGCTTTCTCCCTCTGGCTCTGGCTTTCTTTTTGATCTTGCAAATCGCGTAGTCCTTGATCTGCATCACATCAGACGAAAGAAAAATGCATTAATCTTGGCaagaactaattaattaatggttagagagagagatccaATAAAATCTTTCAAATTACAATGACAGAAAACACAACTATATAGGGAATAATCAAAAGACCaagattcaagaagaaaattaaaccaTATCTGTCTGTATATGGCAGACgataaacatatacatatagagGGGGtgagagagtaagagagagagagagagagagaggtgggaGATATGGTCGTATGGATGAAAATGATGTTACCTTAATATTTGGATTTTGGAGACAGATGCCGTCAAGACTATATTCCTTCATGTCCCATTGAAGGTGTTGGGCTGACCCTTTATTATCATAATTAAAGCTTTTCTTCATCCCAATAACCCTGCCTTGAGCGTCCAAAATTGGATGTCCCCTGTCCAGCCCCTTCCAAGTTCCCTTTCCCACCGATCTATCGATTCTGTTGCCGTTGTGACTCTTTTTCCTCAGCGGCGTGAAAAAGAAGAGCTCCTTATTGAATGTCGGGGAAGGGATGAAATGATCCAAACTATTTTCTCTAACGTCGTCGTCGTCCTcgtcattttcttctttgtccTCTAATTCTTGAATTCTTCGAAATGCCTCCTGCAATCCCTCTTCACTGTAGAGATTGCACTCACTCACAAGATTAAGTTCGGCCACCGGTAATATCTCCCCGGTCATCCTTTTCAACAGATAATGCTCGATGAGCACTTCGTCGGTAGGCTCGAACACGTAGCCAAGCAGAAACTTCAACTCCATgattaactctctctctctctctctctccctctccctccgCGTCTTCTCTGCAGTTGGGATTGATTAGATTGAAGCTTGCGCTGAAGCTTCATGCGTATTTATAAGAAGGGAAGATTTGTGTTAGAATTAATATAATATGATTGTTAAAATCAATATAAGAGCATATTAGATATTTTACTGTGTAAGATTACCAATTTTGATGTGAAATAATTCTggatatttgattatgtttatttttttaacttaaacaaGGTTATTAAACCAAGGATATTTTAGGcaataacaacaaataaaacttaaattttggaTTCATTCCAAACATAAGTTGTAGAattcaattgaatttcaaattttaagttatatcaTTCCAAACATGAATTCATTTGAGATGAATATTTAATCCGTAgctaacattaattttttaatttttaatttttattatttttattcaattaatttataaatatttaaatttgagatgaatatttaaatatataaatatttaatttttataaaaaattaaatatattaatgtatatttaaaaaattaaatgtacatttaaacatgagatgaatataaaaaaattaatttataaaatttaaataaatatattaattttaaaaacaataatattgttaaattctaaatatatgaaataatatatttcatgtgcataaaataaaaaatataataaatttataataataaattatttataatatttattaaatttgtacaaaatgtaaacaaacactattttaaaaataaataaaaaatttaaaaatcataatattgttaacaattttattattttaaattttagaaatcataaaaatgaaataatatcgagagattttattataaaaaaaaggagTCTAAGAGCTATCTTGTCAATCTCAttccctctataaataggagaatttttcgCTAAgctaaaaagttaaaaaactataatatatgAATGACATTGTATCTTATactttataataatatcattacactatataatatatagacattgtaacacaattaaatgtACAATTAAGCCATTCATAATAGTTACAACTAGAGAAATAACATCTGTTattcttgttaaaaaataaaatatatatataaataaatatttatttaatgtatttaggtgacgtttgttaaaatgagcaggATAAGGGAGGTatcttttttagttttatttttttatttcttaatatattttaatgatagaaatttttattaaaaaataaaaaatatatatattttagcgatggaatattttcgtctctaaaataaattcttatttttttaaaaaaataacgaCGAAAatatccatcactaaattttaaaaaaatacatttagcgacgaaaatttttcgtcgctaaattggcGATGGATCTGTCGCAAAAAAAATTTGCGACGATGAATTCAGCGACGGACtctatccgtcgctaaattgatttagcgaaggattttagattttagtgacagaatattttcatcgctaaaacctgaaattcttgtagtgacaCCCAAGAGAAAGGGCGAATCGGgtgttttaaaaacaaatatttgaGATATGAAAATCTTTGTTTGAAATGAGGAAGAAATGTTGTGACATAATAAGTGTATGCTAGAATTTCTCTAAGTAATGGCACCAAACACCCAAGAGGGGGAGTGAATTGGgtgattaaaaattttgattgaacttgaacaTATTTTCCCAAATGGTGATGTTTTAGTGCAAAATAATGGTGTTTGAGAAGAATTCTTATCAAGATcaatgaaatggaaaataaatgcaAAGGAGACACAAgcaatttataatggttcaactaaaattagaaatacaactTCCTACTTTGCAAATTAAGTAGCCTCTCTAGCAACCTTGTTAGGCAAATAGAATGAGATTACAATAAGAGAGGATTTGAGAGATGAATCTCTCAGCTACAAAGTCTATCAAAAATTAAGCACAGGGCTTGGaagaaataatacaaatgaataACAAAGACATCTCAGAAATATTTGAGAACACTTTAGCACTTGTGTAAGATTTTGAAACTTGAATCTAGCAATAATTCTCTAACTCTTCAAAATGCACCACAGGTCTGAATTTATAGAGCTTTTCATgggatttgaaaattttggccatttggaAGTGGTTAGAGGGCTATAGAACTTGTCGTTCAAGAAATCtgcaaaaaaaaatgatttataagCTAGAAAACAGTCCACCAATTTTTATGCAATGGTTGTCAACTGCTCCTGGCTGAAAGCATGCATTTGATCTGTCGAAGGGGCTCTGGCAGCCAATCAAGAACAAAACCTCAAGCGGTTGATCGTTTCTCACATGTGGTCAACAACTTGGCCTTTACTTTTTAAAAACTTGCTTCATTTCTCAATTGCTTCAAAACCAATTTTCATGAATCAAATTTAAACGATTCTTCTAacttaaaaacttgattttttgaATGCCATCAAGAATGATATTTGGCAttggatgaaattgatttttatgatgtgaaattgaatttcattttggTGCTTTTAGGACTTATAAAGTAATTTTAGGTGCACCAAATATAAAAACATCTTGACAAAAATTTATTGTAAAAACtaacattatttttcatcatcaaaatcgtaAAAAAGAGCAAAACAACAATGTATAGTGGAATTTGCAAAGtgtgaaagaaatgaagttagAAGATACAAAtgacacaagatttatagtgattcagtTCAACTGGCCTAATCTACTATCTTAActcatcactaaggattttcaaatcc contains the following coding sequences:
- the LOC127812789 gene encoding NAC domain-containing protein 2-like; protein product: MELKFLLGYVFEPTDEVLIEHYLLKRMTGEILPVAELNLVSECNLYSEEGLQEAFRRIQELEDKEENDEDDDDVRENSLDHFIPSPTFNKELFFFTPLRKKSHNGNRIDRSVGKGTWKGLDRGHPILDAQGRVIGMKKSFNYDNKGSAQHLQWDMKEYSLDGICLQNPNIKIKDYAICKIKKKARARGRKRARIENHQVAEEEEEEEAGESSSHSHVGAGAGAVLSSIEIEKQTLEEETAAATDIFNNNIEDDAAHGWVLSHISFDDLDF